A genomic region of Brevibacillus sp. JNUCC-41 contains the following coding sequences:
- a CDS encoding YtpI family protein, with protein sequence MPILVTLIVLSLGVYLFYKIKSVRTRMPMEKKWISGKSSIALGAFVALFGINQLFLFHTTITYIIAAIFIFVGLFSVWGGYKMYKFYLPHAIEEAANQKG encoded by the coding sequence ATGCCTATTCTTGTCACCTTGATCGTTCTTTCACTAGGGGTCTATCTGTTTTATAAAATCAAATCGGTCCGAACCAGGATGCCGATGGAGAAAAAGTGGATTTCAGGGAAGTCTTCCATCGCCCTTGGTGCGTTTGTCGCACTATTCGGAATCAATCAGCTTTTTCTGTTCCACACGACCATCACTTATATCATTGCTGCCATTTTCATCTTCGTTGGCCTATTCAGTGTTTGGGGCGGCTATAAAATGTATAAATTTTATTTGCCGCATGCAATCGAAGAAGCTGCAAATCAAAAAGGATAA
- a CDS encoding DHH family phosphoesterase: MKAEILADIKRYDTIILHRHVRPDPDAYGSQGGLAEILKATFPEKRIFTVGKEEPSMNYLRRLDVIPDETYQGALVIVCDTANTDRICDARYTTGDKLIKIDHHPNEDPYGDMRWVDTSASSTSEMIYEFYQFGKEQGLKMSDEAARLLYAGIVGDTGRFLFQNTTEKTFAYASELINYSFSRPQLYQEMYDVEESIVRLNGYVLQHFEILPYGTGKMIITKDILERFQASTSEASQLVSSLGSIKNVKSWVFFIEEDKEIRVRFRSKGPIINTIARKYNGGGHPLAAGASIHSWDDVDNILADMEELNKSE; the protein is encoded by the coding sequence ATGAAAGCTGAAATATTAGCAGATATAAAGCGTTATGACACTATCATTCTCCATCGTCATGTCCGTCCAGATCCGGACGCTTATGGTTCACAGGGGGGATTGGCGGAAATCCTGAAAGCAACTTTCCCCGAAAAGCGAATTTTTACGGTCGGGAAAGAAGAACCGTCAATGAATTATTTAAGAAGGCTCGATGTGATTCCGGATGAAACATATCAAGGTGCTCTGGTCATCGTTTGTGATACCGCAAATACGGACCGGATTTGTGATGCAAGGTACACGACGGGTGATAAACTGATTAAGATCGATCATCATCCTAATGAAGATCCATATGGGGATATGCGCTGGGTCGATACATCGGCAAGTTCAACAAGTGAAATGATTTATGAATTTTACCAGTTCGGTAAAGAACAGGGCTTGAAGATGAGTGATGAAGCGGCACGCCTTCTATATGCAGGCATTGTTGGCGATACCGGCCGCTTCCTATTCCAGAATACGACTGAAAAGACATTTGCCTATGCAAGTGAATTGATTAACTATTCGTTCTCACGCCCGCAGTTATATCAGGAGATGTATGACGTGGAGGAAAGCATAGTCCGTTTGAATGGCTATGTGCTGCAGCATTTTGAAATCCTTCCATATGGCACAGGGAAAATGATCATCACAAAAGATATACTTGAACGATTCCAGGCTTCTACATCTGAGGCATCTCAGCTCGTTTCCTCGCTCGGTTCGATTAAAAATGTTAAGTCATGGGTCTTTTTCATTGAAGAGGATAAAGAAATCAGAGTCCGTTTCCGTTCTAAAGGACCGATCATCAATACGATTGCCCGTAAATATAACGGAGGAGGCCACCCGCTTGCAGCCGGGGCTTCGATTCATTCTTGGGATGATGTGGATAATATCCTTGCCGACATGGAAGAGTTGAATAAATCGGAATGA
- a CDS encoding universal stress protein, translated as MDYKNILVAVDGSEEAEWALKKAIYLAKLSDATLVLTHIVDTRNFPTVEAYGMTIRDHSETFANELLDKYKTDAIASGIAKVQTVVAYGSPKVQIPRDLAKKHKIDLIVCGATGLNAVERFLIGSVSEGIVRHSNCDVMVVRTN; from the coding sequence ATAGATTATAAAAACATTCTTGTAGCAGTGGACGGTTCGGAAGAAGCAGAGTGGGCCCTAAAAAAGGCAATCTATTTAGCAAAGCTCAGTGACGCTACCCTTGTGCTAACACATATCGTGGATACAAGGAATTTCCCTACTGTCGAAGCTTATGGTATGACTATCCGTGATCACTCTGAAACCTTTGCCAACGAGCTATTGGACAAGTATAAAACGGATGCCATTGCCTCCGGGATTGCAAAGGTCCAAACAGTGGTTGCATATGGTTCTCCTAAAGTTCAAATTCCAAGGGATTTAGCGAAAAAGCATAAGATCGATTTAATTGTATGCGGTGCAACGGGCCTTAACGCAGTCGAACGTTTCCTTATCGGCAGTGTGTCGGAAGGAATCGTTCGCCATTCCAACTGTGATGTAATGGTCGTGCGTACGAATTGA
- the ytrI gene encoding sporulation membrane protein YtrI, with the protein MRIPPYHRSPTWQRFFAGAALGGLISWVIFFYMHGVQQEKQIRTLHEQSELITDLNGKIAIWEQDYKKLNQKNEEILTIQEVEVTITNEKYSLDRLSIAEAEDVIEDDLSSLLAKDVASVYEGKVLLKKSIENKIVTINKKRYRLEVVEIMFYTKMNIEIKLKRTTS; encoded by the coding sequence ATGAGGATTCCCCCCTATCACCGGTCTCCCACCTGGCAGCGCTTCTTTGCCGGAGCTGCACTTGGCGGATTGATCAGTTGGGTGATTTTCTTTTATATGCATGGTGTCCAGCAGGAGAAGCAGATCCGGACCCTTCACGAACAAAGTGAATTGATCACGGATTTAAACGGGAAAATCGCAATCTGGGAGCAGGATTATAAAAAATTGAACCAGAAAAACGAGGAGATATTGACGATTCAGGAAGTGGAAGTAACCATTACGAATGAAAAATACAGTCTCGATCGGCTGAGTATTGCAGAAGCCGAGGATGTGATCGAGGACGACCTTTCCTCTCTTCTTGCCAAAGATGTCGCCAGTGTCTATGAGGGAAAGGTGCTTTTGAAGAAGTCGATAGAAAATAAGATCGTGACCATCAATAAAAAGCGCTATCGACTTGAAGTCGTTGAGATTATGTTCTATACGAAAATGAATATTGAAATCAAACTAAAAAGGACTACTTCTTAA
- a CDS encoding YtrH family sporulation protein, whose translation MNEAFVPAFINSFFISLGVLLGGSIIGGLAAFFTGQAPMTTVFRLSDSLRIWAIVAAIGGTFDMVYNFERGIFHGETKDIVKQVLLILSALGGAQTGALIINWFTQEHISS comes from the coding sequence ATGAATGAAGCCTTTGTTCCAGCCTTCATCAACAGCTTTTTCATATCGCTTGGCGTATTGCTTGGCGGATCGATAATCGGGGGCCTCGCCGCTTTTTTTACTGGACAAGCCCCGATGACGACTGTATTCCGGCTGTCGGACAGCCTCCGTATTTGGGCGATTGTCGCTGCAATCGGTGGTACTTTTGATATGGTCTATAATTTCGAACGCGGTATTTTCCACGGGGAAACGAAGGATATAGTCAAGCAGGTCCTATTGATTCTATCTGCACTTGGCGGAGCTCAGACAGGAGCACTGATCATAAACTGGTTCACGCAGGAGCATATTTCATCATGA
- the argH gene encoding argininosuccinate lyase, with the protein MSSKLWGGRFTKSAEEWVDEFGASISFDQELVLEDIQGSLAHVTMLKKCSILPEEDADQIIAGLKSLQGKAEKGELTFKVEMEDIHLNLESMLISEIGPVGGKLHTGRSRNDQVATDLHLYMRNQTKVILELINDLQMAILGQAKKNVETLIPGYTHLQRAQPISFAHHLMAYFWMLERDKQRFTESFKRINISPLGAGALAGTTFPIDRALSAELLGFEGIYENSLDAVSDRDFAIEFMSNSATMMMHLSRFSEEIILWSSQEFQFIELDDAFSTGSSIMPQKKNPDMAELIRGKTGRVYGNLTGLLTVLKGLPLAYNKDMQEDKEGVFDTVKTIVGSLKIFAGMISTLKVKTDVMEKATKNDFSNATELADYLASKGMPFRKAHEVVGKLVLFCVQNGCYLVDLSMEQFQEASELFEQDIYDALNPYEAVKRRNSAGGTGFAQVLLAIEKAEKLVSE; encoded by the coding sequence GTGAGCAGCAAGCTTTGGGGAGGAAGATTCACGAAATCTGCCGAAGAATGGGTAGATGAATTTGGTGCTTCCATTTCCTTTGACCAGGAACTTGTCCTTGAAGATATTCAAGGCAGTTTAGCTCATGTAACCATGTTAAAGAAATGCAGCATTTTACCTGAAGAAGATGCGGATCAGATCATTGCGGGTCTGAAAAGTTTACAGGGAAAAGCTGAGAAGGGTGAATTGACTTTTAAGGTTGAGATGGAAGATATCCATCTTAACCTGGAAAGTATGCTAATAAGCGAAATCGGTCCAGTTGGCGGAAAGCTTCATACAGGAAGAAGCCGTAATGACCAAGTTGCAACCGACCTTCATCTTTATATGCGGAACCAAACGAAAGTGATTCTGGAACTCATCAATGATTTGCAAATGGCGATTTTGGGACAAGCCAAGAAAAATGTGGAAACACTAATTCCAGGTTATACACATTTGCAGCGTGCACAGCCCATTTCATTTGCCCACCACTTAATGGCTTATTTTTGGATGCTTGAGCGTGATAAGCAACGCTTCACCGAGAGTTTCAAAAGGATCAATATTTCTCCATTGGGTGCCGGGGCATTAGCTGGGACGACCTTCCCGATTGACCGTGCCCTAAGTGCGGAGCTATTGGGGTTTGAGGGAATTTACGAAAACAGCCTTGATGCGGTGAGTGATCGTGATTTTGCCATTGAATTCATGAGCAACAGTGCAACAATGATGATGCATTTATCCCGTTTCAGCGAAGAAATCATTCTCTGGTCAAGCCAGGAATTCCAATTCATTGAATTGGATGATGCGTTTTCCACGGGAAGCAGCATCATGCCGCAAAAGAAAAACCCTGATATGGCGGAATTGATCCGTGGTAAAACAGGACGGGTTTATGGGAACCTAACGGGGTTATTGACTGTTTTGAAAGGACTGCCTCTTGCTTATAACAAAGATATGCAAGAAGATAAAGAAGGCGTTTTTGATACGGTTAAGACCATTGTTGGTTCACTTAAAATATTTGCCGGCATGATTTCAACGTTGAAAGTGAAAACGGACGTAATGGAAAAAGCAACGAAAAATGACTTCTCGAATGCGACGGAATTAGCTGATTACCTAGCTTCAAAGGGTATGCCTTTCCGTAAAGCGCACGAAGTGGTCGGGAAGCTTGTATTGTTCTGTGTCCAGAATGGCTGCTATTTAGTGGACCTAAGCATGGAACAATTCCAGGAAGCTTCCGAGTTGTTTGAACAGGATATTTATGATGCATTAAATCCTTATGAAGCAGTTAAACGCCGGAACAGTGCGGGCGGTACAGGTTTTGCCCAAGTCTTGCTGGCGATTGAAAAAGCGGAAAAACTAGTAAGTGAATAA
- the dnaE gene encoding DNA polymerase III subunit alpha produces the protein MYTHLHIQSGYSLLTSTVKITELVAKAKADGCTSLALTDRNVMYGSVYFYKECKRQGIKPIIGILADVLDERDSPHGLLLLAKSLQGYQNLLKISSAIKTKSPSGIPMNWLKAYSRGLIAITPGAEGQIETLLREENPQEAKQAAERFLRIFGHDNFYVSIQRLSIANEEKGNEAISQLARDLEIKIVATNPVYYLNESDALAQEVLLAIGNGDKLADETHTVLESDQFYLKSRAQMAELFHDRPDALENTLHIAAQCNLEIPFHRSLLPKYPTEDGVTAEEMLEAICFQGLKKRLPEPSIQYEERLRYELDIITKMKFSDYFLIVWDFMKFAKDHQILTGPGRGSAAGSMVAYVLSITDVDPIEHSLLFERFLNPERVSMPDIDIDFPDNRREEVIAYVAKKYGELHVAQIITFGTLAAKAALRDTGRVFGLNSKEQEAVSKMIPGRLGITLPEAYKESKRLREFVNESDLNQKLFQTALLLEGLPRHASTHAAGVVISDQALTEHIPIQGGHEGIHLTQYPMDLLEELGLLKMDFLGLRNLTLIDNILNNIKKGSGKKLDLSHIPMDDPETLALLGRGETTGVFQFESDGIRKVLIKLKPNRFEDIVAVNALYRPGPMENIPLFIERKHGLAPIDYLHEDLKDILEPTYGVIVYQEQIMQIASRLAGFSLGEADLLRRAVSKKKKDVLDQERQHFVNGSLKQGYSEKTADEIYSLIVRFANYGFNRSHAVAYSFIAYQLGYLKTHYPEYFMAALLTSVVGNDEKISQYIREAKKKGIMVLTPSINRSGYPFLPEKEGIRYSLGAIKGIGGTVLKEIFAARRQKKFADLFDFCLRVSGKIVNRKVLEALVHSGAFDEFGEDRATLLASLDVAINHTELVNPDDDLFDMFSDGEFSLKPKYNRVEPIPIEHKLSLEKSALGLYLSNHPVTSYRELFQHFGCLTIDEATNKKESKVLLGAYITSVKTIRTKKGDVMAFLSVSDEEGDIEAVVFPNVYKNHSADLNHGQLVMLQGTLEERDGKTQLLIRNVYPLEKVKQMKEEKNGTIFLKIEAGKQTNDTLQKIKKILMQHSGETKVMLFYERENRYVQLSYWDWVNPTDRLMQALFDLVGKGNVVYKKE, from the coding sequence GTGTATACTCATCTCCATATTCAGAGCGGATACAGCCTGCTGACAAGTACGGTGAAGATCACTGAACTTGTGGCCAAAGCGAAAGCGGATGGCTGTACAAGTCTTGCCTTAACCGATCGAAATGTTATGTACGGTTCGGTCTATTTTTATAAAGAATGCAAGAGACAGGGCATAAAGCCGATCATCGGCATACTTGCGGATGTCCTTGATGAACGGGATTCGCCACATGGACTTCTTTTATTGGCAAAAAGTCTACAAGGATATCAAAACCTGCTTAAAATAAGCAGTGCCATAAAAACGAAATCCCCGTCAGGCATTCCAATGAATTGGCTTAAAGCCTATTCCCGGGGCCTGATAGCAATCACTCCGGGTGCGGAGGGGCAAATAGAAACGCTATTGAGAGAAGAAAATCCACAGGAGGCCAAACAGGCAGCGGAACGATTTCTGCGAATTTTTGGTCATGATAACTTTTATGTATCCATACAGAGACTTTCAATCGCGAATGAGGAAAAAGGCAACGAAGCCATAAGTCAGTTGGCGAGAGATTTAGAGATAAAGATTGTCGCGACGAATCCAGTCTATTATTTGAACGAAAGCGATGCACTCGCTCAAGAAGTCCTATTGGCAATTGGAAATGGCGACAAGCTGGCGGATGAGACGCATACGGTTCTTGAATCCGATCAATTTTATTTGAAAAGCCGGGCCCAGATGGCAGAACTATTCCATGACAGACCGGATGCACTCGAAAATACACTGCATATTGCCGCGCAATGCAATCTGGAAATTCCATTTCACCGTTCACTGCTTCCTAAGTACCCTACTGAAGATGGTGTCACAGCCGAGGAAATGCTCGAAGCCATCTGTTTCCAAGGGCTGAAGAAAAGATTGCCGGAGCCATCCATTCAATATGAAGAGCGTCTGCGATATGAATTGGATATCATCACCAAGATGAAATTCAGCGATTACTTTTTGATCGTCTGGGATTTCATGAAATTCGCCAAGGACCATCAAATCCTGACTGGTCCTGGAAGGGGGTCGGCCGCCGGATCGATGGTCGCTTATGTGCTGTCGATAACGGATGTCGATCCAATCGAACATTCCTTGCTGTTCGAGCGTTTCCTGAATCCGGAACGTGTCTCGATGCCGGATATCGACATTGACTTTCCGGATAACCGCCGTGAAGAAGTGATAGCCTATGTCGCGAAGAAGTACGGGGAACTTCATGTAGCACAAATCATTACATTCGGGACATTGGCTGCCAAGGCTGCATTAAGGGATACAGGCCGTGTTTTCGGCTTGAATTCAAAGGAACAGGAAGCGGTATCGAAAATGATTCCAGGACGCCTGGGCATTACGCTTCCCGAGGCTTACAAGGAATCGAAAAGGCTCAGGGAATTCGTTAATGAGAGTGACCTGAATCAAAAACTTTTTCAAACCGCTTTATTACTTGAAGGGCTGCCTCGCCATGCTTCGACACATGCCGCCGGCGTCGTCATCAGCGATCAGGCACTGACCGAGCATATTCCGATCCAGGGGGGGCATGAAGGCATCCATCTGACTCAATACCCAATGGACCTTCTCGAAGAACTGGGACTTCTTAAAATGGATTTTCTTGGACTCCGCAATTTAACGCTCATCGATAACATTTTAAATAACATTAAAAAGGGATCGGGGAAAAAGCTCGACTTGTCCCATATCCCAATGGATGACCCCGAGACGCTAGCCCTTTTAGGGAGAGGCGAAACAACCGGAGTGTTTCAATTTGAATCGGATGGCATCCGAAAGGTTTTGATCAAGCTGAAACCGAATCGATTCGAGGATATCGTCGCGGTCAATGCCCTATATCGTCCAGGTCCGATGGAAAATATACCGCTGTTCATCGAGCGAAAACATGGACTGGCTCCGATTGATTACCTGCACGAGGATTTGAAGGATATCCTCGAGCCTACATACGGGGTCATCGTTTATCAAGAACAAATCATGCAAATCGCCTCCCGCTTAGCAGGGTTTTCATTAGGGGAGGCTGACCTGCTCCGTCGTGCCGTTTCGAAGAAGAAGAAGGATGTTCTGGATCAAGAGCGGCAGCATTTCGTGAACGGCTCATTGAAACAAGGATACTCGGAAAAAACGGCAGATGAAATTTATTCCTTGATTGTCCGCTTCGCTAACTATGGATTCAACCGAAGCCATGCGGTGGCGTATAGTTTCATCGCTTATCAGTTGGGTTACTTGAAAACCCACTATCCGGAATATTTCATGGCAGCACTCCTGACATCGGTCGTCGGGAATGATGAAAAGATTTCGCAATATATCCGTGAAGCCAAAAAGAAAGGGATAATGGTTCTGACTCCCTCGATTAACCGGAGCGGTTACCCGTTTTTACCGGAAAAGGAAGGGATCCGTTATAGCCTTGGAGCGATAAAGGGGATTGGCGGTACGGTCCTAAAAGAAATCTTTGCTGCAAGGAGGCAAAAGAAGTTCGCTGATTTATTCGATTTCTGTTTGCGCGTTTCGGGAAAAATCGTAAATAGAAAAGTGTTGGAGGCGCTTGTGCATTCAGGTGCATTTGATGAATTCGGTGAAGACCGGGCAACATTGTTGGCGAGCTTGGACGTAGCGATCAATCATACGGAATTGGTTAATCCTGATGATGACCTATTCGATATGTTTTCGGATGGCGAGTTTTCACTCAAACCGAAATACAACCGAGTCGAGCCTATTCCTATCGAGCACAAACTCTCATTGGAAAAAAGCGCATTGGGGCTTTATCTATCGAATCATCCGGTGACAAGCTACAGAGAACTTTTTCAGCACTTCGGCTGTTTGACCATAGATGAAGCCACCAATAAAAAGGAATCAAAAGTCTTGCTTGGCGCATACATCACGTCGGTTAAAACCATAAGGACAAAAAAGGGCGATGTGATGGCTTTCTTGAGCGTTAGTGATGAAGAAGGGGATATTGAAGCGGTCGTTTTTCCAAATGTTTATAAAAATCACTCTGCCGACTTGAATCACGGACAACTCGTCATGCTGCAAGGAACATTGGAAGAGCGGGATGGAAAAACACAGCTCCTGATCAGGAACGTATACCCGCTTGAAAAAGTGAAGCAGATGAAAGAGGAAAAAAACGGAACGATATTCCTGAAAATAGAGGCTGGCAAGCAAACGAATGATACCCTGCAAAAAATAAAAAAAATTTTAATGCAGCATAGCGGTGAAACGAAGGTCATGCTTTTTTACGAGAGGGAAAACCGCTATGTACAGCTATCTTATTGGGATTGGGTCAATCCTACAGATAGACTGATGCAGGCATTATTTGACTTGGTGGGAAAAGGAAATGTGGTTTACAAGAAAGAATAA
- a CDS encoding metal-dependent hydrolase, whose translation MKVSFHGHAVVKVETNGKTILIDPFITGNELTDLKVEDVKPDVIILTHGHNDHVGDTVELAKRHDALVIGIAEIADYLGAQGVRTHGMSIGGAFEFDFGKVKLTPAFHGTGFNNGEGQIIYLGMPAGVLLMIEGKTIYHAGDTAVFSDMKLIGERHPIDLAFLPIGDNYTMGPEDAALAAKFLQAKQVVPIHYNTFPVIKQDPDKFINLLEEGNGLIMEAGDEIEL comes from the coding sequence GTGAAAGTATCTTTTCATGGACATGCAGTTGTAAAAGTCGAAACGAATGGTAAAACCATTTTAATCGATCCATTCATTACTGGAAACGAATTAACCGATTTGAAGGTTGAAGATGTGAAACCGGATGTGATCATCTTAACACATGGCCATAATGACCATGTCGGTGATACGGTTGAATTGGCCAAAAGGCATGATGCACTTGTCATCGGCATTGCAGAGATTGCCGACTACCTGGGTGCTCAAGGGGTTAGAACCCACGGGATGAGCATCGGCGGAGCTTTCGAGTTCGATTTTGGAAAAGTGAAACTGACGCCAGCTTTCCATGGAACGGGATTCAATAACGGAGAGGGTCAAATCATTTATTTAGGAATGCCTGCTGGCGTATTGCTTATGATAGAAGGGAAAACGATCTATCATGCAGGGGATACAGCGGTATTTTCCGATATGAAACTGATCGGGGAGCGTCATCCGATCGACTTGGCATTCTTGCCAATCGGCGACAATTACACAATGGGCCCTGAAGATGCGGCACTTGCTGCGAAATTCCTTCAAGCCAAACAAGTCGTGCCGATTCATTACAATACTTTCCCTGTAATCAAACAGGATCCTGACAAATTCATCAACTTGCTTGAAGAGGGAAATGGACTGATCATGGAAGCTGGGGATGAAATAGAACTTTAA
- a CDS encoding M24 family metallopeptidase — translation MNERLTELQNWLQANEAEAAILTSTESIFYLSGFYSDPHERLLALAIFANADPFLVCPQMEVPDAKQAGWAGDIIGYTDIENPWEKVKQAVKDRGLTIHTMAIEKEHMNVERYEKVQQYLGAPKLVSAEEKLQRMRMIKSEDEMVKIREACRLADFAIEVGVSEIQEGKTEMEILAAIEYELKKAGVSQMSFSTMVLTGKNGASPHGTPGNTKVQRGDLVLFDLGVVHEGYCSDITRTVAYGDINDKQAEIYETVLRAQEAAVAASKPGVSCSEIDLTARNIIRNKGYGEFFPHRLGHGLGISVHEYPSLTETNSLELQSGMVYTIEPGIYVPNVAGVRIEDDLLITDTGCEVLTKFPKSLQIIK, via the coding sequence ATGAATGAACGTTTAACAGAACTACAAAATTGGCTACAGGCCAATGAGGCTGAAGCCGCTATACTTACATCAACAGAGAGCATCTTCTATTTGAGCGGTTTTTATAGTGATCCTCATGAAAGACTGCTAGCACTTGCCATTTTTGCAAATGCCGACCCATTCCTTGTCTGCCCACAGATGGAAGTCCCGGATGCTAAACAGGCTGGATGGGCTGGAGATATCATCGGTTACACCGATATTGAAAATCCTTGGGAAAAAGTTAAGCAAGCAGTGAAGGATCGCGGGTTAACCATTCATACAATGGCCATTGAAAAAGAGCATATGAATGTAGAACGTTATGAAAAGGTCCAACAATATTTAGGAGCACCAAAGCTCGTTTCCGCAGAAGAGAAACTTCAAAGGATGCGAATGATCAAATCGGAAGATGAAATGGTCAAAATCCGTGAAGCATGCCGCCTTGCCGACTTTGCGATCGAAGTGGGCGTCAGCGAAATTCAAGAGGGTAAAACGGAAATGGAAATCCTTGCAGCGATAGAATACGAATTGAAAAAGGCCGGCGTCAGCCAAATGTCTTTTTCCACGATGGTCCTGACTGGTAAAAATGGCGCTTCCCCACATGGCACACCCGGGAATACGAAGGTTCAGCGCGGCGACCTTGTCCTATTTGACCTGGGCGTCGTTCATGAAGGGTACTGCTCTGACATCACTAGAACGGTTGCTTACGGGGATATCAATGATAAACAGGCAGAAATATATGAAACTGTACTTAGAGCACAAGAAGCTGCCGTTGCAGCCAGTAAACCTGGTGTATCCTGTTCCGAAATAGACTTGACTGCCAGAAACATCATCAGGAATAAAGGATACGGTGAATTCTTCCCGCACAGGCTCGGCCACGGACTAGGGATCAGCGTCCATGAGTACCCATCCTTGACTGAAACGAATTCCCTCGAACTTCAATCCGGAATGGTTTATACCATCGAACCTGGCATATATGTTCCAAATGTTGCCGGCGTCAGGATTGAAGATGATCTACTGATCACCGATACCGGCTGTGAAGTTTTGACCAAATTCCCGAAGAGCCTGCAAATCATAAAGTGA
- a CDS encoding DRTGG domain-containing protein — protein MATKHEQILKHIDGLPVGEKISVRQIAKALNVSEGTAYRAIKEAENQGYVSSIERVGTIRIEKKKKENIEKLTFAEVVNIVDGQVLGGKTGLHKTLNKFVIGAMKLDAMMRYTGAGNLLIVGNRTQAHEHALKAGAAVLITGGFDTEEPVKRLADELEMPVISTSYDTFTVATMINRAIYDQLIKKEILLVEDILTPVQETTFLTVGDRVQTWHELNQESGHSRFPVVDDNMKVQGMVTSKDIIGQEELTLIDKVMTKNPMTVGDKMSVASSAHMMVWEGIELIPVVNDSHILKGIVSRQDVLKALQMSQRQPQVGETIDDTITSQLVMTSNRGKGEEVYNYGVTPQMTNYLGTISSGVFTTLVTDSANRALRSYKRGDLVVENMTIYFIKPVQIDSTLEIHPRVLDVGRKFGKVDVEVFNQGKLVGKAMLTCQLLDRS, from the coding sequence TTGGCTACAAAGCATGAACAAATATTAAAACATATCGATGGGCTCCCTGTTGGCGAAAAGATTTCCGTCCGTCAAATTGCGAAAGCATTGAATGTTAGTGAAGGTACGGCATACCGGGCAATTAAAGAGGCGGAGAATCAGGGCTACGTGAGCTCGATTGAGCGGGTAGGCACGATCCGCATTGAGAAAAAGAAAAAAGAGAATATTGAAAAGCTCACTTTCGCAGAAGTAGTCAATATTGTTGACGGACAAGTTCTTGGTGGAAAAACGGGACTTCATAAGACATTAAATAAATTTGTCATCGGGGCGATGAAGCTGGATGCCATGATGAGATATACAGGGGCAGGAAACCTGCTGATCGTCGGGAACCGTACACAGGCCCACGAGCACGCGTTAAAAGCAGGTGCAGCAGTGCTGATCACCGGGGGATTCGATACGGAAGAGCCCGTTAAAAGGTTAGCCGATGAATTGGAGATGCCAGTCATCTCAACGAGTTACGATACGTTTACCGTCGCAACGATGATCAATCGGGCGATCTATGACCAATTGATCAAAAAGGAAATCTTGCTGGTGGAGGATATTTTGACACCAGTACAGGAAACGACTTTTTTGACTGTGGGTGACCGGGTTCAGACTTGGCATGAATTGAATCAGGAATCCGGGCATAGCCGTTTCCCTGTTGTCGATGACAATATGAAGGTTCAAGGAATGGTCACATCAAAAGATATCATCGGACAGGAAGAACTGACGCTCATTGATAAGGTGATGACGAAAAACCCGATGACCGTAGGCGATAAAATGAGTGTGGCATCTTCTGCACATATGATGGTTTGGGAAGGGATTGAATTAATCCCGGTCGTGAATGACAGTCATATCCTAAAAGGAATCGTGAGCAGGCAGGATGTGCTGAAGGCACTGCAAATGAGTCAAAGGCAGCCACAGGTAGGCGAAACGATCGACGATACGATCACAAGCCAGCTTGTGATGACTTCGAATCGTGGCAAGGGCGAGGAAGTGTATAACTATGGCGTCACTCCGCAGATGACCAATTACCTTGGGACCATTTCAAGCGGTGTGTTCACTACATTGGTCACCGACTCAGCAAACCGTGCACTTCGAAGCTATAAGCGCGGTGACTTGGTCGTGGAAAACATGACGATCTACTTCATCAAGCCAGTCCAGATCGACAGTACGCTTGAAATCCACCCGCGTGTCCTTGATGTAGGACGTAAATTCGGAAAAGTGGATGTCGAGGTGTTTAACCAAGGCAAACTTGTCGGCAAGGCGATGTTGACTTGCCAATTGCTGGACCGATCATAA